The proteins below come from a single Pseudomonadota bacterium genomic window:
- the ftsW gene encoding putative lipid II flippase FtsW yields the protein MKRKEIILLLVVLCLIVLGALMIFSSSAVLAKNKYGYSYYFLSRQLIFLGLGCVAMAVCRRIDYHWWAKLCAPLLFINLLLLVLVLVPGFGRQAGGASRWLQTPFFTVQPGELCKLVMVIYIGSYLANSENELRNFTRGLLPPLLILMLFVGLLMMEPDFGTSALLLLLVVMLSWVGGARLIHLFSLGLLLLPGIVLTVYRSPYRLKRIMSFLDPWKDPLGSGFQVIQSMMALGVGGVNGVGLGDGKQKLFFLPEPHTDFIVATIGEEMGFLGICFLILGILVLLVTGVRIALASRDRFGMLLAVGLTFLVVVQMLVNMGVAMGVLPTKGLTYPFLSYGGTSLLISFTAMGILMNVCRQEEAAVSRRPSRGY from the coding sequence ATGAAACGCAAGGAAATCATTCTTTTGCTGGTGGTGCTCTGCCTGATTGTGCTTGGTGCTTTGATGATTTTCAGTTCCAGTGCGGTGCTGGCCAAAAATAAGTATGGTTACAGCTATTATTTCCTTTCCCGCCAGTTGATTTTTCTGGGATTGGGCTGTGTCGCCATGGCCGTCTGCCGGCGGATAGATTATCATTGGTGGGCCAAATTATGTGCGCCCCTGCTCTTTATCAATCTGCTTTTGCTGGTTCTGGTCCTGGTTCCCGGGTTTGGTCGTCAGGCGGGTGGGGCAAGCCGCTGGTTGCAAACCCCGTTTTTTACGGTTCAACCAGGGGAATTGTGTAAACTGGTTATGGTTATTTATATCGGTTCCTACCTGGCTAACTCTGAAAATGAATTACGGAATTTCACCCGGGGGCTGTTGCCGCCTCTGCTTATTTTGATGCTCTTTGTCGGTCTGCTGATGATGGAGCCGGATTTTGGTACTTCGGCTCTGCTTCTATTGCTGGTGGTTATGTTGTCCTGGGTTGGCGGGGCCAGATTGATACATCTGTTTTCCTTGGGTCTGTTGCTATTGCCGGGAATTGTCCTGACAGTGTATCGATCTCCCTACCGTCTGAAAAGAATTATGTCCTTCCTTGACCCGTGGAAAGATCCGCTGGGAAGTGGCTTTCAGGTAATTCAATCCATGATGGCTTTAGGGGTCGGGGGTGTTAACGGAGTCGGCTTGGGAGATGGCAAGCAGAAGCTTTTTTTCCTCCCCGAGCCCCATACGGATTTTATTGTTGCCACCATCGGCGAAGAAATGGGGTTTTTGGGGATTTGTTTTCTGATCCTGGGCATCCTGGTTTTGCTGGTGACCGGTGTTCGGATTGCCTTGGCCAGTCGTGATCGGTTCGGAATGCTGTTGGCGGTGGGACTGACTTTCCTGGTTGTGGTGCAGATGCTGGTCAATATGGGGGTTGCCATGGGGGTTTTGCCCACCAAAGGATTGACCTATCCCTTTTTAAGCTATGGGGGAACATCATTGTTAATCAGTTTTACGGCGATGGGTATTCTGATGAATGTCTGCCGTCAGGAGGAAGCCGCTGTTAGTCGGCGACCATCCCGGGGATATTAA